A single genomic interval of Primulina huaijiensis isolate GDHJ02 chromosome 7, ASM1229523v2, whole genome shotgun sequence harbors:
- the LOC140980100 gene encoding uncharacterized protein At4g28440-like — protein sequence MATKAPPKISQQSGAAAVEKPGLRKPVFVKVDSLKPGTTGHTIIVKVVNSTTVLNKKPRNANFRGPQNQNTKIAECLIGDETGTILFTARNEQVELMKPGNTVILRNSKIDMFKGSMRLAVDKWGLVEVTEPANFVVKEDNNLSLVEYELVNVDES from the exons ATGGCGACCAAGGCTCCTCCGAAAATATCGCAGCAAAGTGGAGCCGCCGCTGTAGAAAAGCCCGGACTTAGGAAGCCGGTGTTTGTCAAAGTTGATTCCTTGAAGCCGGGGACAACCGGGCATACAATCATTGTCAAAGTGGTGAACTCGACTACTGTCCTCAACAAGAAACCCCGGAACGCCAATTTCCGTGGGCCGCAGAACCAGAATACCAAAATCGCTGAATGCCTTATCGGGGATGAAACTGGGACTATACTATTCACTGCTCGTAATGAGCAAG TTGAGCTGATGAAGCCAGGTAATACTGTGATTCTTCGGAATTCAAAGATCGACATGTTCAAAGGGTCCATGAGGCTGGCTGTTGATAAGTGGGGACTCGTTGAAGTTACTGAACCAGCAAATTTTGTGGTCAAAGAGGACAATAATCTGTCCCTAGTCGAGTACGAGTTGGTTAATGTGGATGAATCTTGA